One segment of Bacteroidota bacterium DNA contains the following:
- a CDS encoding aminopeptidase — protein MKLLEKLCQIQAPSGSEHTMQEFLLDYIKKNSKNWDSKPKVITGPDVQNAIILVFGKPKTAIFAHMDSIGFTVRYGKELVKIGGPKTENGYELVGEDTKGPITCKLQVNEKKELSYKFNREIERGTTLTFKPNFRETKEYVQTPYLDNRLGVWNALQVAQTLKNGIICFSCWEEHGGGNAEVLGKYIYERYKVSQALISDITWITEGVVHNKGVAISIRDSGIPRRMYVNKIIELAKKSKIPFQLEVESAGGSDGNALQRTPYPFDWCFIGAAESFVHSPDEKVHKNDIQAMVEMYSYLMKKL, from the coding sequence ATGAAATTACTCGAAAAACTGTGTCAAATTCAAGCTCCATCGGGGTCTGAACATACCATGCAAGAATTTTTACTTGATTATATTAAAAAGAATAGCAAAAATTGGGATTCGAAACCAAAAGTTATTACCGGTCCTGATGTACAAAATGCAATTATTCTCGTTTTTGGAAAGCCTAAAACAGCCATTTTTGCGCACATGGACTCAATAGGATTTACAGTTAGATATGGCAAAGAATTAGTAAAAATTGGTGGGCCAAAAACAGAAAATGGATATGAGTTAGTAGGCGAAGACACGAAAGGACCTATAACATGCAAATTGCAAGTGAATGAAAAAAAAGAACTTTCCTATAAATTTAACAGAGAAATTGAGCGAGGCACCACACTTACCTTTAAACCCAATTTTAGAGAAACGAAAGAATATGTACAAACTCCTTATTTAGACAACCGACTAGGAGTTTGGAATGCTTTACAAGTGGCCCAAACACTTAAAAATGGGATAATTTGTTTTTCATGTTGGGAAGAGCACGGAGGAGGAAATGCGGAGGTTTTAGGAAAATATATTTACGAGCGCTATAAAGTTTCTCAAGCATTAATTTCTGATATAACGTGGATTACCGAAGGTGTTGTACATAACAAAGGTGTTGCAATCTCGATACGAGATTCAGGTATACCCCGAAGAATGTACGTAAATAAAATTATTGAACTTGCTAAAAAAAGTAAAATTCCATTTCAACTAGAAGTAGAATCTGCAGGAGGTAGCGATGGCAACGCTTTGCAAAGAACGCCATATCCATTTGACTGGTGCTTTATTGGTGCAGCAGAAAGCTTTGTACACTCGCCCGATGAAAAAGTGCATAAAAATGATATTCAAGCAATGGTAGAAATGTATTCGTATTTGATGAAGAAATTATAG
- the queG gene encoding tRNA epoxyqueuosine(34) reductase QueG, whose protein sequence is MNAVETTFTHYIKTESKRLGFHFCGISKAEFLEEEAPRLEKWLKNNMHGQMHYMHNHFDKRLDPTKLVPGAKSVISLLYNYFPEKQQQQDSYKISKYAYGIDYHHVIKKKLKELVFVLQEKIGDFNARVFVDSAPVLDKAWAKKSGLGWVGKNSNLITKQNGSFFFIAEIICDLELEYDTGIKDYCGTCTKCIDACPTDAITEPYVVDGSKCISYFTIELKDKIPDELGGKFNDWIFGCDICQDVCPWNSFSLYHKEEQFNLKPEIQNFSKNDWAEVTEEVFVKAFKDSPLSRTRFEGLKKNIEFVKK, encoded by the coding sequence TTGAACGCTGTGGAAACTACCTTTACACATTATATAAAAACTGAATCAAAACGCCTGGGATTCCATTTCTGCGGTATTTCTAAGGCAGAGTTCTTAGAGGAAGAAGCTCCACGTTTAGAAAAATGGTTGAAAAATAATATGCACGGACAAATGCATTATATGCATAATCATTTTGATAAACGCCTCGACCCAACAAAACTAGTTCCTGGCGCAAAGTCGGTAATTTCTTTGTTGTATAATTACTTTCCGGAAAAGCAACAGCAGCAAGATTCATACAAAATTTCAAAGTATGCGTATGGTATAGATTACCATCATGTTATTAAAAAAAAGCTGAAGGAGTTAGTTTTTGTGCTACAAGAAAAAATTGGAGACTTCAATGCACGTGTATTTGTTGATTCAGCTCCAGTTCTAGATAAAGCTTGGGCTAAGAAAAGTGGCTTGGGGTGGGTTGGTAAGAATTCAAATTTAATTACTAAGCAAAATGGTTCTTTCTTTTTTATTGCAGAAATTATTTGTGATTTAGAATTAGAATACGATACCGGCATAAAAGATTATTGTGGTACATGCACCAAATGTATTGATGCTTGTCCTACAGATGCCATTACAGAGCCGTACGTTGTAGATGGTAGTAAATGTATTTCTTATTTTACCATAGAGCTAAAAGATAAAATTCCTGATGAATTAGGAGGGAAGTTTAATGACTGGATTTTTGGATGCGATATTTGTCAAGATGTGTGTCCTTGGAACAGTTTTTCTCTTTATCACAAGGAAGAACAATTTAATCTAAAACCTGAAATCCAGAATTTTTCGAAAAATGATTGGGCTGAAGTAACGGAAGAAGTGTTTGTTAAAGCCTTTAAAGACTCGCCATTGAGCCGTACAAGATTTGAAGGACTTAAAAAGAATATAGAATTTGTGAAAAAATAA
- a CDS encoding ATP-binding cassette domain-containing protein: protein MARGKKNTDDLPKAKLTRSTLSKSAKLFSYNKENLWKFYVGIIFLLLTSATALIFPKFMGELADTAKDHNIERANELGLLLVIVLIGQSVFSYFRIYLFVNFTENTLAKLRIHTYEHLIKLPMTYFSEKRVGELNSRLSADVNLIQDTLTTTIAEFARQIILIVGGIALLAVYSVKLTLLMLSIVPIVAVAGVILGRLIRKISKQVQDKVAESNTVVEETLQGIANVKAFANELYEIIRYQKSIDEIVKLATRNGMYRGGFASFIIFCVFGAIVAVVWYGVILTINGELTIGSLLAFVLYSVFVGAAIGGTAELYAQIQKSVGATERIFEILEESTEPIDIHAHKNPIKLNGDVSFKEVAFTYPSRKEMEVLKSISFNANKGETIAIVGPSGAGKTTIASLLLRFYTPQKGIISIDGKDYNSYPLSQVRNNIAIVPQDVLLFGGSIKENIAYGKPDATLEEIKAAAQKANALSFIESFPEKFETIVGERGIKLSGGQRQRIAIARAVLKNPAILILDEATSSLDSESERLVQEALDNLMVGRTSIVIAHRLSTIRKADKIVVMDKGLVKELGTHEELIAIENGLYKNLSRLQFEVV from the coding sequence ATGGCACGCGGGAAAAAAAATACAGACGATTTACCTAAAGCAAAACTAACACGATCTACACTTAGTAAATCGGCTAAACTTTTTTCATACAACAAAGAAAATCTTTGGAAATTTTATGTTGGAATAATTTTTCTTTTACTGACAAGTGCTACAGCTCTTATTTTCCCGAAATTTATGGGAGAACTAGCTGACACTGCCAAAGACCACAACATTGAAAGAGCAAACGAACTCGGACTTCTACTTGTAATTGTTCTAATTGGTCAGTCTGTATTTTCGTATTTCAGAATTTATTTGTTCGTAAATTTTACCGAAAACACATTGGCTAAACTTCGTATTCATACCTACGAACACCTAATAAAATTGCCCATGACATACTTTTCAGAAAAACGAGTGGGTGAATTAAACAGTCGTCTTTCTGCCGATGTAAACTTAATACAAGACACCTTAACCACTACCATTGCGGAGTTTGCTCGACAAATTATTTTAATAGTTGGAGGAATTGCCTTGCTGGCAGTATATTCCGTTAAGCTTACCTTATTAATGTTGTCAATAGTTCCTATCGTTGCCGTTGCGGGTGTTATTTTAGGGCGATTGATTCGCAAAATTTCTAAACAAGTGCAAGATAAAGTAGCAGAATCTAATACCGTTGTAGAAGAAACATTACAAGGCATAGCTAATGTAAAGGCATTTGCCAATGAACTTTACGAAATTATTCGGTACCAAAAAAGTATTGATGAAATTGTAAAACTAGCTACTCGCAATGGAATGTACCGAGGAGGATTTGCATCCTTTATAATTTTTTGTGTATTCGGAGCCATTGTAGCAGTTGTTTGGTATGGTGTAATTTTAACCATTAACGGAGAGCTAACAATTGGTAGCCTTTTAGCATTTGTTTTGTACTCAGTATTTGTGGGAGCTGCAATTGGCGGCACAGCCGAGCTGTATGCACAAATCCAAAAATCGGTTGGAGCCACAGAACGAATTTTTGAAATTCTTGAAGAAAGCACCGAACCAATTGATATTCATGCGCACAAAAATCCAATTAAACTAAATGGCGATGTTTCGTTTAAGGAAGTAGCATTTACATATCCAAGTCGTAAAGAAATGGAAGTGTTAAAAAGCATTTCTTTCAATGCCAACAAAGGCGAAACTATTGCTATCGTTGGACCAAGTGGTGCGGGAAAAACAACTATTGCATCATTGCTACTACGTTTTTACACGCCACAAAAAGGAATTATTAGCATCGATGGCAAAGATTACAATTCATACCCTTTGTCGCAAGTACGAAATAACATTGCCATTGTTCCACAAGATGTGCTTCTGTTTGGTGGAAGTATTAAAGAAAATATTGCCTACGGAAAACCGGATGCTACACTAGAAGAAATTAAAGCTGCTGCTCAAAAAGCAAATGCGCTGTCTTTTATTGAAAGTTTTCCGGAAAAATTTGAAACTATAGTTGGCGAAAGAGGTATTAAATTATCCGGAGGTCAGCGCCAACGAATTGCGATTGCCAGAGCAGTATTGAAAAACCCTGCTATTTTAATTTTGGACGAAGCCACCAGCTCATTAGATTCCGAATCTGAAAGATTGGTACAAGAAGCATTAGACAACCTAATGGTGGGAAGAACGTCCATTGTAATTGCACATAGACTATCCACCATTCGCAAAGCAGACAAAATTGTTGTGATGGATAAGGGCTTGGTAAAAGAACTAGGGACTCACGAAGAATTAATTGCTATTGAAAATGGCTTATATAAAAATCTAAGTAGGTTACAATTTGAGGTTGTATAA
- a CDS encoding SiaB family protein kinase, giving the protein MNSALTYNLFNKLLKDNLALLYFGVFSDDITDKLIGLNEHNIVNLESGEKIKKRTSFLITECFQNIVRHGVTFDSIKNYAINKNYFLLRQQDPSIVLASGNYVAGEFQKSIQEKLVHINTLSEEDLKKLYLEVMSNETYVNNRGAGLGLIEIARKSKSKIQFKFREVNDSLSIFFMQANVSAEGKVGDALVLDNSISLYDDLLPENVMLVYKGDFSRNTVLPIIEMIEGNLINQLDEYVIKKKVFLTLVEALQNMSKHGEKVDGSSTGIFIIGKRDRYYTLTTGNYIKKEKRKSIKQSLTSLQEQSKPQLDALYAKMLREGSLTEHGNAGLGLVEIARNCEGNFNFNVFDVDDELDFFVLNINI; this is encoded by the coding sequence ATGAATAGTGCACTAACCTATAACCTTTTTAACAAATTATTAAAAGATAATTTGGCTTTGTTGTATTTCGGTGTTTTTAGTGATGATATTACAGATAAGTTAATTGGTCTTAATGAACATAATATTGTCAATCTAGAGTCAGGTGAAAAGATTAAAAAAAGAACATCTTTTTTAATAACAGAGTGCTTCCAAAATATAGTTAGACATGGTGTTACATTCGATTCAATTAAAAATTATGCTATAAATAAGAACTATTTTTTATTGCGTCAGCAAGACCCTTCTATCGTGTTGGCATCTGGTAATTATGTTGCAGGAGAGTTTCAAAAGTCTATTCAAGAAAAATTAGTACATATAAATACCTTGAGTGAAGAGGATTTGAAGAAGTTGTACTTAGAGGTAATGAGTAATGAAACCTACGTGAATAATAGGGGCGCAGGATTAGGATTAATTGAAATAGCACGTAAATCAAAATCGAAAATACAGTTTAAGTTTAGAGAGGTAAACGATTCGTTGTCTATATTTTTTATGCAAGCCAATGTTAGCGCAGAAGGGAAAGTGGGCGATGCATTAGTGCTTGATAACTCAATATCGTTGTACGATGATTTGTTGCCGGAAAATGTAATGTTGGTGTACAAAGGGGATTTCTCGAGAAACACAGTTCTTCCAATTATTGAAATGATTGAAGGAAATTTGATAAATCAGTTGGATGAATATGTAATTAAGAAAAAAGTATTCCTTACTTTGGTAGAGGCGCTTCAAAATATGAGCAAGCATGGCGAGAAAGTGGATGGAAGTTCTACAGGTATTTTTATAATTGGTAAGCGAGATAGGTATTATACGTTAACAACAGGTAATTACATAAAAAAGGAAAAGCGAAAATCAATTAAACAAAGCTTAACTTCTTTACAAGAACAATCAAAACCTCAGTTAGATGCGTTGTATGCAAAAATGCTTCGCGAAGGTAGTCTAACAGAACATGGAAATGCAGGATTGGGATTGGTTGAAATTGCTCGAAATTGCGAAGGCAACTTTAATTTTAATGTTTTTGATGTGGATGATGAATTGGATTTTTTCGTTTTAAATATTAATATATAA
- a CDS encoding DUF1987 domain-containing protein, producing MATIVIEKTKDTPSVLFDAEKGVLELKGLSLPENVIKFYQSLIDAVNEYVKAPKDKTVIRIMLEYYNTATSKLLASLLIKFEDVVKAQKEVVIEWYFAKNDEIMQEKGEELQSIIQVPFKLIPQQ from the coding sequence ATGGCTACAATAGTAATTGAGAAGACAAAAGATACTCCATCTGTATTATTTGATGCAGAAAAAGGTGTTTTGGAATTAAAAGGATTGTCGTTACCGGAAAATGTGATCAAATTTTATCAGTCTTTGATAGATGCAGTAAATGAGTATGTAAAAGCTCCTAAAGATAAAACTGTAATACGCATCATGTTAGAGTATTATAACACTGCAACTTCCAAACTATTGGCTAGCTTATTAATTAAATTTGAAGATGTAGTTAAGGCTCAAAAGGAGGTTGTAATTGAATGGTATTTTGCAAAGAATGATGAAATTATGCAGGAAAAAGGGGAGGAGTTGCAAAGTATTATTCAAGTTCCTTTTAAGCTAATTCCTCAGCAATAA
- the ruvB gene encoding Holliday junction branch migration DNA helicase RuvB: MNPDIDPSLENLSSAEKEFDKALRPKGFEEFSGQDVVVDNLKVFVQAAKQRGEALDHVLLHGPPGLGKTTLANIVASELGVNIRVTSGPVLDKPGDLAGLLTNLETYDVLFIDEIHRLSPIVEEYLYSAMEDYKIDIMIDSGPNARSVQIKLNPFTLVGATTRSGLLTAPLRARFGITSRLNYYSSALLKDIIKRSSAILNVPIDEAASTEISRRSRGTPRIANSLLRRVRDFAQIKGDGTITLEIAHMALSALNVDKHGLDEMDNKILTTLIEKFKGGPVGITTIATAVGEEAGTIEEVYEPFLIQEGYLMRTPRGREATDLAYKHVGRIPNPKQGGLFGSV; the protein is encoded by the coding sequence GTGAATCCAGATATAGATCCATCTTTAGAAAATTTAAGTTCAGCCGAAAAGGAGTTCGATAAAGCACTTCGCCCTAAGGGATTTGAAGAGTTTTCCGGACAAGATGTTGTGGTAGATAATTTAAAAGTGTTTGTACAAGCTGCAAAGCAACGAGGAGAAGCACTTGATCATGTATTGCTACATGGCCCTCCTGGATTAGGAAAAACAACATTGGCAAATATCGTTGCTTCAGAGCTTGGTGTAAATATAAGAGTTACATCTGGTCCGGTGTTAGATAAGCCAGGTGATTTGGCAGGGTTGCTGACTAATTTAGAAACCTACGATGTGTTATTTATAGATGAAATCCATCGTCTAAGTCCTATTGTTGAAGAGTATTTGTATTCTGCCATGGAGGATTACAAAATAGACATTATGATAGATTCCGGCCCCAATGCGCGCAGTGTACAAATTAAATTAAACCCATTTACATTGGTGGGAGCAACTACACGTTCTGGATTACTAACAGCACCACTCAGGGCTCGTTTCGGAATAACATCTCGACTAAACTATTACAGTTCCGCACTGTTAAAAGATATAATTAAACGTTCATCTGCCATTTTAAATGTGCCAATAGATGAGGCTGCTAGCACCGAAATTTCTAGAAGAAGTAGAGGTACACCGCGTATTGCAAACTCATTGTTGAGGCGGGTGCGCGATTTTGCTCAGATAAAAGGCGATGGAACTATTACCTTAGAAATCGCTCACATGGCTTTGTCTGCACTAAATGTAGATAAGCATGGTTTAGATGAAATGGATAATAAAATCCTAACTACATTAATTGAGAAATTTAAGGGTGGTCCTGTAGGTATTACTACTATTGCAACTGCGGTAGGCGAGGAAGCTGGAACTATAGAGGAAGTGTACGAGCCCTTCTTAATTCAAGAAGGTTATTTAATGCGTACTCCAAGAGGCAGAGAAGCTACAGATTTGGCATATAAGCATGTTGGTCGAATTCCAAATCCCAAACAGGGTGGTCTTTTTGGGTCAGTGTAG